A region of Verrucomicrobiia bacterium DNA encodes the following proteins:
- a CDS encoding class I SAM-dependent rRNA methyltransferase, with the protein MESLPTVILKPGEADRIVAGHPWVYQSSILRMTAQAGDGELVQVKDHRQRLLGAGFFNSRSRIHVRILAPDRITVDESFFQQRFDDAMAVRARHMPEATSFRVVNAESDFLSGLIVDKYDDVLVLQISALGMDKRKQMIVNVLKRMFSPRAILERSDVASRKFEGLTESNGILDGELSGKVRVNLNGLSFETDLLTGHKTGMYLDQQTSYKAVARFAKGGHVLDCFSFVGGFGLHAASAGAAHVHLLDQSEDAVAAARHNAEINGLTGKISLEVTNVFDWLKAQTKTGTNEKLVPKFDLIILDPPSFTRNRASVPDALRGYKEIHLRALKLLRPGGTLATFCCSHHVDASLFQDTVLSAAYDAHKILRRVATYSQSPDHPIIPMIPETEYLKGFAFEVVR; encoded by the coding sequence ATGGAATCATTGCCAACGGTCATTCTTAAACCCGGCGAAGCGGATCGCATCGTGGCCGGACATCCCTGGGTCTACCAATCCTCCATCCTGCGCATGACGGCGCAGGCCGGCGACGGCGAACTCGTCCAGGTGAAGGATCATCGCCAGCGACTGCTCGGCGCAGGTTTCTTCAATTCGCGATCGCGCATTCACGTGCGCATTCTCGCTCCCGATCGCATCACGGTGGACGAATCCTTCTTTCAACAACGGTTTGATGATGCCATGGCTGTTCGGGCGCGGCACATGCCCGAGGCCACGTCGTTCCGCGTTGTGAACGCAGAAAGCGACTTCCTCAGCGGTCTGATTGTCGACAAATACGACGATGTGCTCGTCCTGCAAATCTCCGCGCTCGGCATGGATAAGCGGAAGCAAATGATCGTGAACGTGCTGAAGCGCATGTTTTCTCCGCGCGCCATTCTCGAACGGAGCGATGTTGCATCACGGAAGTTCGAGGGGTTGACGGAGTCGAACGGAATTCTGGATGGCGAGTTATCCGGAAAGGTCCGCGTGAATCTCAATGGTTTGTCGTTCGAAACGGATCTTCTCACCGGGCATAAGACCGGGATGTATCTCGATCAGCAGACGAGCTATAAAGCCGTCGCGCGGTTTGCAAAAGGCGGGCACGTCCTGGATTGCTTCAGCTTCGTCGGCGGCTTCGGTCTGCATGCCGCAAGCGCGGGCGCCGCTCACGTCCATCTTCTGGATCAAAGTGAAGACGCTGTCGCCGCCGCCCGCCACAATGCCGAAATCAATGGCCTAACAGGCAAGATTTCCCTCGAAGTCACCAACGTCTTCGACTGGCTGAAGGCGCAGACCAAGACCGGGACGAACGAGAAGCTCGTTCCGAAGTTTGACCTCATCATCCTCGATCCGCCGTCATTCACGCGAAACCGCGCGTCCGTGCCCGATGCCTTGCGTGGTTACAAGGAGATTCACTTGCGCGCGCTGAAGTTGCTGCGCCCGGGGGGCACGCTCGCGACCTTCTGTTGTTCGCATCACGTGGATGCCAGCCTGTTCCAGGACACCGTCCTGTCGGCCGCATACGACGCGCACAAAATCCTGCGGCGCGTGGCGACGTATTCGCAATCGCCGGATCACCCCATCATTCCGATGATTCCCGAAACGGAATACCTGAAGGGCTTCGCTTTTGAAGTTGTGAGGTAA
- a CDS encoding fumarylacetoacetate hydrolase family protein — translation MAAIGRFQKGDEIFYAKAVDGELFRVRGDVFGSPSFDRKPTPLKGVRTLTPVVPSKVIAIGLNYADHARELQQAVPKEPLFWLKATTSLIPDGGKIEVPFQNHRTDFEAELCIVIGRRVRNVTPAAAARYIFGYTCAQDISDRTIQNAESQWTRCKSFDTFTPLGPYVETKIDPHDLTIQLFQNGQLRQNSNTNQLIFNCYDIVSFVSTNMTLLPGDVILTGTPSGVGPIESGDRLEVRIQGLAPLVNTVK, via the coding sequence ATGGCAGCTATCGGTCGATTCCAAAAAGGCGACGAGATATTCTACGCGAAGGCTGTGGATGGGGAACTGTTCAGGGTACGGGGAGATGTATTCGGCTCACCTTCATTTGATCGCAAGCCCACTCCGCTGAAAGGCGTGCGCACCTTGACCCCCGTTGTGCCATCGAAGGTCATCGCGATCGGGCTGAATTACGCGGATCACGCCCGCGAGCTTCAGCAAGCCGTTCCCAAGGAACCCCTCTTCTGGCTGAAGGCAACCACATCGCTCATTCCTGACGGGGGCAAGATCGAAGTTCCGTTTCAGAATCATCGAACGGATTTCGAGGCCGAACTCTGCATCGTGATAGGACGCCGTGTTCGAAACGTAACACCTGCCGCCGCCGCGCGTTACATCTTTGGTTACACCTGCGCCCAGGATATCAGCGATCGCACCATTCAAAATGCCGAGAGCCAGTGGACGCGCTGCAAGTCATTTGACACCTTCACGCCGCTCGGGCCGTATGTGGAAACGAAGATCGATCCGCATGACCTGACCATTCAATTATTCCAAAACGGCCAACTCCGCCAAAATTCGAACACCAACCAATTGATCTTCAATTGTTACGACATCGTGAGCTTCGTCTCCACGAACATGACGCTGTTGCCAGGGGACGTCATCCTGACGGGCACGCCGTCAGGTGTGGGCCCAATCGAATCGGGGGACCGCCTCGAGGTGAGAATTCAGGGGCTTGCGCCCCTGGTGAATACGGTCAAGTAA
- a CDS encoding FKBP-type peptidyl-prolyl cis-trans isomerase N-terminal domain-containing protein — protein MKSGLSKCLGVSVVLAATLCNAADVPAASTNSSEKLSYSIGMSIGSSIKRAGFEVDPEIVSRAIKEVLSGAELKMTEQEAQQTIMAHQQELRAKRDQERQQLADKNRAASEKFLAENKQKAGIRTLAASAPDGSSGEAQYQVVAEGDGESPRPDDVVTFNYTAKTIDGKEIDSSTRRGQPMQTVLKHYPLAGVREALQKMKAGGKWQLFLPPSLAFGDMGAPNVEPGSVVVYDLELVSFEAPQPLTSDIIKVPSKEELDKGAKIEVIKAEDVKKMQQQQQQLQRSNSPSAK, from the coding sequence ATGAAATCCGGACTTTCGAAGTGTTTAGGTGTTTCTGTTGTCCTGGCTGCCACTCTCTGCAACGCCGCCGACGTTCCCGCCGCATCCACAAACTCCAGCGAGAAACTCAGCTACAGCATTGGCATGAGCATTGGATCCAGCATCAAACGCGCTGGTTTTGAAGTGGATCCGGAAATTGTCAGCCGTGCCATCAAAGAGGTTCTCTCTGGTGCCGAATTGAAGATGACCGAGCAGGAGGCGCAACAAACAATCATGGCGCACCAGCAGGAACTTCGCGCGAAGCGTGATCAGGAACGCCAGCAACTGGCGGATAAAAACCGGGCCGCATCGGAGAAGTTCCTCGCCGAGAACAAGCAAAAGGCCGGCATTCGCACCCTCGCCGCAAGCGCCCCGGATGGATCCAGCGGTGAAGCGCAATACCAGGTGGTCGCGGAAGGCGACGGGGAATCGCCCCGGCCCGACGACGTCGTCACTTTCAACTACACGGCAAAAACGATTGATGGCAAGGAAATCGACAGCTCCACGCGGCGCGGGCAGCCGATGCAAACCGTTCTCAAGCACTACCCGCTCGCAGGTGTGCGGGAGGCGCTCCAAAAAATGAAGGCTGGCGGAAAGTGGCAGCTGTTCCTTCCGCCCTCCCTGGCCTTCGGCGACATGGGCGCGCCGAATGTGGAACCCGGGAGTGTCGTTGTGTATGACCTCGAACTCGTCAGCTTCGAAGCGCCTCAGCCGTTGACAAGCGACATCATCAAAGTGCCATCGAAGGAAGAGTTGGATAAAGGCGCGAAGATCGAAGTGATCAAGGCTGAAGACGTGAAGAAGATGCAACAGCAGCAGCAACAACTGCAGCGAAGCAATTCACCGTCTGCGAAGTAG